A genomic segment from Microthrixaceae bacterium encodes:
- the ftsY gene encoding signal recognition particle-docking protein FtsY, which yields MNTVLFLILIAVLLIAVASVAFVGLTNRKPGDVGGSLIPDQTQEPTLPATAVDASETAQDAFGSAIDTEMERIGDTGPLLDDGVEAPADVSGLDATVVEPGLIEPEVVVDKPTFRDRLARARSAFSGALGSIRGRSTIDQDTWDDLEEALLRADVGIGPATELLESVRATVKANGLTTSDELIDAVKDEMKSRLRGPSIELAESAEGPTIWLFVGVNGVGKTTTIGKVGKRLTDEGRSVVMAAGDTFRAAAAEQLDTWAQRCGADIVRGAEGSDPSSVIFDGVAKAAAQGSEFVLADTAGRLHTKSNLMDELGKVRRVADKGAGSVTEVLLVLDATTGQNGLIQAQQFTDAVDLTGVVLTKLDGSAKGGIVFAIQSQLGIPVKLVGLGESAQDLVDFDADQFVDALFAED from the coding sequence ATGAACACCGTGTTGTTTCTGATCCTGATAGCGGTCCTGCTGATCGCGGTTGCGTCGGTCGCCTTCGTCGGTCTCACCAACCGCAAGCCCGGCGACGTCGGCGGCTCGTTGATCCCGGACCAGACCCAGGAACCCACCCTGCCGGCGACAGCGGTCGATGCCTCCGAGACCGCACAGGACGCCTTCGGTTCGGCGATCGACACCGAGATGGAACGCATCGGCGACACCGGTCCGTTGCTCGACGACGGGGTGGAGGCGCCGGCCGACGTTTCGGGTCTCGATGCCACCGTGGTCGAGCCGGGGCTGATCGAACCCGAGGTCGTCGTCGACAAGCCGACCTTCCGCGACCGCCTCGCCCGGGCCCGCAGCGCATTCAGCGGTGCGCTCGGTTCCATCCGCGGACGCTCGACGATCGACCAGGACACCTGGGACGACCTCGAGGAGGCGCTGTTGCGTGCCGATGTCGGCATCGGGCCAGCGACCGAGCTGCTCGAATCGGTGCGGGCGACGGTGAAGGCGAACGGGTTGACCACCTCGGACGAACTCATCGACGCGGTCAAGGACGAGATGAAGTCACGCCTGCGGGGTCCGTCGATCGAGCTGGCCGAGAGCGCCGAGGGGCCCACGATCTGGTTGTTCGTCGGCGTCAACGGCGTGGGTAAGACCACCACGATCGGCAAGGTGGGCAAGCGACTCACCGATGAGGGCCGCAGCGTCGTCATGGCGGCCGGCGACACCTTCCGCGCCGCCGCAGCCGAGCAGCTCGATACGTGGGCGCAGCGCTGTGGCGCCGATATCGTGCGCGGTGCCGAAGGGTCGGATCCGAGCTCGGTCATCTTCGACGGCGTGGCCAAGGCCGCCGCGCAGGGCAGCGAGTTCGTGCTCGCGGACACCGCCGGTCGTCTCCACACCAAGTCGAACCTGATGGACGAGCTCGGCAAGGTGCGTCGAGTGGCCGACAAGGGCGCCGGTTCGGTGACCGAGGTGCTGTTGGTGCTCGACGCGACCACCGGCCAGAACGGGCTCATCCAGGCTCAGCAGTTCACCGACGCGGTCGACCTCACCGGAGTGGTGCTCACCAAGCTCGACGGCTCGGCGAAGGGCGGCATCGTGTTCGCCATTCAGAGCCAGCTGGGAATCCCGGTCAAACTCGTCGGACTCGGCGAAAGCGCCCAGGACCTCGTCGACTTCGACGCGGATCAGTTCGTCGACGCCCTGTTCGCGGAGGACTGA
- the ffh gene encoding signal recognition particle protein: MFEALSDRFEGIFKRLRNSGHLSADQVEEVLREIRVALLEADVNIKVVRSLQNRIRERAVGTEVHEALTSAQQIIKIVNEELINTLGGETMKITFSSKPPTVVLMAGLQGSGKTTNSAKLARWFKAQGRNPILVGADLQRPAAVEQLRVLAQQIDVPVYSEPTDPVAVAQGAIAEARRLGRDVVIVDTAGRLAIDEELMAQVREISDAVDPDYTFLVIDAMLGQDAVTVAEHFNETLELDGVILTKLDGDARGGAALSVKEVVGKPIAFASTGEKLDDFDSFHPDRLASRILGMGDMLTLIEKAEEVFDQEQSEIAAERLMAGTFTFDDFVEQLNALRKMGSLSSIIGMLPGIPKEVRDIEIGDKEVGRVEAIIRSMTIEERANPDVIDTSRRQRIARGSGTNPTEVQQLITQFKEMRRMMQQMGNMDRFSKRKAKKMKKGAKRKGKGGNPSRVSAKGTMPLGQGMRMPGVDPLAAELERAGIDLPGLDFGRDS; the protein is encoded by the coding sequence ATGTTTGAAGCACTGTCAGATCGATTCGAGGGGATCTTCAAGCGTCTCCGCAACAGTGGACACCTCAGCGCCGATCAGGTGGAAGAGGTCCTGCGCGAGATTCGTGTCGCCCTCCTCGAGGCGGACGTCAACATCAAGGTCGTCCGCAGCCTCCAGAACCGGATCCGTGAACGCGCGGTCGGCACCGAGGTCCACGAGGCGCTGACCTCGGCCCAGCAGATCATCAAGATCGTCAACGAGGAACTCATCAATACCCTCGGCGGCGAGACGATGAAGATCACGTTCTCGTCGAAGCCGCCCACCGTGGTGCTGATGGCCGGCCTGCAGGGTTCGGGCAAGACGACGAACTCGGCGAAGCTCGCCCGCTGGTTCAAGGCCCAGGGTCGCAACCCGATTCTCGTCGGCGCCGACCTGCAACGGCCTGCCGCGGTCGAACAGCTCCGGGTGCTCGCCCAACAGATCGACGTGCCGGTCTACTCCGAGCCGACCGATCCGGTCGCCGTCGCCCAGGGGGCCATCGCCGAGGCGCGCCGCCTGGGCCGCGACGTGGTCATCGTCGACACCGCCGGTCGTCTCGCCATCGACGAGGAGTTGATGGCCCAGGTCCGCGAGATTTCCGACGCGGTCGACCCCGACTACACGTTCCTGGTCATCGACGCCATGTTGGGCCAGGATGCGGTCACCGTCGCCGAGCATTTCAACGAGACGCTCGAACTCGACGGCGTCATCCTCACCAAGCTCGACGGCGACGCACGCGGCGGCGCCGCGCTGTCGGTGAAGGAGGTCGTCGGCAAGCCGATCGCCTTCGCGTCGACCGGTGAGAAGCTCGACGACTTCGACAGCTTCCACCCCGATCGACTCGCCAGCCGCATCCTCGGCATGGGCGACATGCTCACCCTCATCGAAAAGGCCGAGGAGGTCTTCGATCAGGAACAGTCCGAGATCGCCGCCGAACGCCTCATGGCCGGCACGTTCACCTTCGACGACTTCGTCGAACAGCTCAACGCGCTGCGCAAGATGGGGTCGCTGTCGTCGATCATCGGCATGTTGCCGGGCATTCCCAAAGAGGTCCGCGACATCGAGATCGGCGATAAGGAGGTCGGCCGCGTCGAGGCGATCATCCGGTCGATGACCATCGAGGAACGCGCCAACCCCGACGTGATCGATACGAGTCGACGCCAGCGCATCGCGAGGGGCTCCGGCACCAACCCGACCGAGGTCCAACAGCTCATCACGCAGTTCAAAGAGATGCGGCGCATGATGCAGCAGATGGGCAACATGGACCGCTTCTCGAAGCGCAAGGCCAAGAAGATGAAGAAGGGGGCCAAGCGCAAGGGTAAGGGCGGCAACCCGAGTCGCGTGAGTGCGAAGGGCACGATGCCGCTCGGTCAGGGGATGCGGATGCCGGGGGTCGACCCGCTCGCGGCAGAACTCGAAAGGGCCGGCATCGACCTTCCGGGTCTCGACTTCGGGCGCGACTCCTGA
- the rpsP gene encoding 30S ribosomal protein S16 — translation MAVRLRLMRMGKKKQPTYRIVAADARSPRDGRFIEIVGTYDPRREPSAIALDNEKAVKWLRNGAQPSERVEKLLKISGVWDEFQASKSK, via the coding sequence GTGGCAGTCCGTCTCCGCCTCATGCGCATGGGCAAAAAGAAGCAGCCCACCTACCGAATCGTCGCCGCCGATGCCCGCTCGCCACGCGACGGGCGCTTCATCGAGATCGTCGGCACCTACGATCCGCGCCGTGAGCCCTCCGCCATCGCCCTCGACAACGAAAAGGCTGTCAAGTGGCTTCGCAACGGCGCCCAGCCGAGCGAGCGCGTCGAGAAGCTTCTGAAGATCTCGGGCGTCTGGGACGAGTTCCAGGCCTCCAAGTCGAAATGA
- a CDS encoding KH domain-containing protein, producing MSGTEVSERAEDVVRHVVTAIVDHPDVVRVSTDTDRDPARINIEVGEGDMGRVIGRRGRVANAIRALGRAAAAIDGEDVDVEFVD from the coding sequence ATGAGCGGCACCGAGGTGAGCGAACGCGCTGAAGACGTCGTGCGTCACGTGGTGACCGCGATCGTCGATCATCCCGACGTCGTGCGGGTCTCCACCGACACTGACCGCGATCCCGCCCGAATCAACATCGAAGTGGGCGAGGGCGACATGGGCCGGGTCATCGGCCGCCGCGGCCGCGTCGCGAACGCCATTCGCGCGCTGGGCCGTGCCGCTGCGGCGATCGACGGCGAGGACGTCGACGTCGAATTCGTCGACTGA
- the rimM gene encoding ribosome maturation factor RimM (Essential for efficient processing of 16S rRNA), producing the protein MALLEVGRIGKAHGLRGEVSVRLISDRLERVAPGSQLQTNRGVLTVVSSRPHQNRWIVQFEGVAGRTAAEELQGTVLSAEAIDDPSALFVHDLIGAHVVDADGIDRGVVRAVQANPASDLLVLDGDVLVPMVFIVGDVERADGGDGGDGADGGDGGGSERRVVRVEVPDGLFDL; encoded by the coding sequence ATGGCACTGCTGGAGGTCGGCCGGATCGGCAAGGCCCACGGGCTGCGGGGTGAGGTGAGCGTTCGACTGATCTCCGATCGGCTCGAACGTGTCGCTCCAGGATCACAGTTGCAGACGAACCGCGGTGTGCTCACCGTGGTTTCGTCGCGCCCACACCAGAATCGTTGGATCGTCCAGTTCGAGGGGGTTGCGGGCCGCACCGCAGCCGAGGAACTGCAGGGCACCGTGTTGTCGGCCGAGGCGATCGACGATCCGAGTGCGCTGTTCGTCCACGACCTGATCGGCGCCCACGTGGTCGACGCCGACGGTATCGACCGGGGCGTGGTTCGTGCAGTCCAAGCGAACCCGGCGAGCGACCTGTTGGTGCTCGACGGCGACGTATTGGTTCCGATGGTCTTCATCGTCGGCGACGTCGAACGGGCCGACGGCGGTGATGGTGGCGACGGCGCCGATGGTGGCGATGGCGGTGGTAGTGAGCGCCGAGTCGTGCGCGTCGAGGTTCCCGACGGTCTTTTCGACCTGTAG
- the trmD gene encoding tRNA (guanosine(37)-N1)-methyltransferase TrmD — protein sequence MRIDVFSIFPEMIRGFAEHSLLGKARGNGLVDLRAYDLRDHAPDRHKTTDDAPFGGGAGMVMTPGPIFAAVEAADAPRPLLYLSPSGRRFDQEMAEELAGGEGFSLLCGRYEGVDQRVIDHLCDGEVSIGDYVLNGGEVAALVMIEAVTRLVPGVMGNAESGLDESFSSGLLEYPHYTRPAEFHGWSVPAVLRSGDHGRIERWRRAEALAKTLRRRPDLIAGAALSDQDRALLADHGYDLLGLPTGESAS from the coding sequence ATGCGCATCGATGTGTTCAGCATCTTTCCCGAGATGATCCGCGGGTTCGCCGAACACTCGCTGCTCGGCAAAGCCCGCGGCAACGGTCTCGTCGACCTGCGGGCCTACGACCTGCGCGATCACGCCCCAGACCGTCACAAGACCACCGACGATGCGCCGTTCGGCGGAGGTGCCGGGATGGTGATGACCCCGGGGCCGATCTTCGCTGCGGTGGAGGCGGCCGACGCGCCCCGTCCGTTGCTGTATCTGTCCCCGTCGGGGCGGCGCTTCGACCAGGAGATGGCCGAGGAGTTGGCCGGAGGCGAGGGCTTCTCGCTGCTGTGTGGGCGATACGAGGGCGTGGATCAGCGCGTGATCGACCACCTGTGCGACGGTGAGGTGTCGATCGGCGACTACGTCCTCAACGGTGGCGAGGTGGCGGCGCTGGTGATGATCGAGGCGGTGACGCGACTCGTGCCCGGCGTGATGGGCAATGCCGAGTCGGGCCTCGACGAGTCGTTTTCCTCGGGGCTCTTGGAGTATCCCCACTACACCAGGCCCGCGGAGTTTCACGGGTGGTCGGTGCCGGCGGTGTTGAGAAGCGGCGATCACGGCCGCATCGAGCGGTGGCGACGGGCTGAGGCGCTCGCCAAGACGTTGCGCAGGCGGCCCGATCTGATCGCCGGCGCCGCGTTGAGCGATCAGGACCGCGCGTTGTTGGCCGACCACGGCTATGATCTCCTCGGCCTTCCCACGGGTGAATCCGCCTCCTGA
- the rplS gene encoding 50S ribosomal protein L19: MKPTDVVDQKSMRDDVPDFAPGDTLKVHVRVVEGTRERVQVFQGAVIRRQGGGINETFTVRKVSFGVGVERTFPVHSPTIAKIEVFTRGDVRRAKLYYLRDRVGKAAKIKEKR, from the coding sequence ATGAAGCCGACCGACGTTGTCGACCAGAAGAGCATGCGAGACGACGTACCCGACTTTGCCCCGGGCGACACCCTGAAGGTGCACGTGCGAGTCGTCGAAGGCACTCGTGAGCGTGTCCAGGTGTTCCAGGGCGCCGTCATCCGTCGTCAAGGTGGCGGAATCAACGAGACCTTCACCGTTCGCAAGGTGAGCTTCGGCGTGGGCGTCGAGCGAACGTTTCCGGTTCACTCGCCGACGATCGCGAAGATCGAGGTCTTCACCCGCGGCGATGTGCGACGGGCGAAGCTCTACTACCTGCGCGACCGCGTCGGTAAGGCGGCCAAGATCAAGGAAAAGCGCTAA
- a CDS encoding YraN family protein has product MSTQRSTIGRDGETVAANWYLRAGYEIEARNWHCREGELDIVAHRIDERGVACVVVCEVKTRSSARFGSAAEAVTRSKQYKIRAATVRYLAQRDGGPCSIRFDVAVVDRSPHGYGVRVIEGAF; this is encoded by the coding sequence ATGTCGACACAACGTTCAACGATTGGCCGCGATGGAGAAACCGTCGCGGCCAATTGGTATCTGAGGGCGGGATACGAAATCGAGGCTCGGAACTGGCACTGCCGCGAGGGCGAACTCGACATCGTCGCCCATCGCATCGACGAACGCGGAGTCGCCTGCGTCGTGGTGTGCGAGGTCAAGACCCGATCGTCGGCTCGATTCGGATCGGCGGCCGAGGCGGTGACCCGGTCGAAGCAGTACAAGATCCGTGCCGCGACGGTGCGTTACCTCGCTCAACGCGATGGCGGGCCGTGTTCGATCCGCTTCGACGTTGCGGTCGTCGATCGATCACCGCACGGGTATGGAGTGCGTGTGATCGAGGGTGCGTTCTGA
- a CDS encoding YceH family protein: MSDLSTPDDPAAENGAGGGDETAGMLTEEQARVLGSLIEKSRTTPDDYPLTANALMRACNQSTSRDPVVNYDQRQVERVVAELKAMGLVRFVHMATGRAVTKYRHVVDEAWGLDPQETAIVGLLLLRGAQTVPELKSRSERYGGIESLEQAATTLQRLADRPEGWVVRLDRQVGQREDRWTHTFHGTPLISAGEGGDRPGGGAGAARGAASQLATEQAARIEALESEVARLAALLAEVRSELGLDSAEG; this comes from the coding sequence ATGAGCGACCTTTCGACCCCCGACGATCCGGCAGCAGAGAACGGCGCCGGGGGCGGTGATGAGACCGCCGGGATGCTGACCGAGGAGCAGGCTCGTGTGCTCGGCAGCCTGATCGAGAAATCGCGCACCACCCCCGACGACTACCCGCTGACGGCGAACGCGTTGATGCGTGCGTGCAACCAGAGCACCTCGCGCGACCCCGTGGTGAACTACGACCAGCGCCAGGTCGAACGGGTCGTCGCGGAGTTGAAGGCGATGGGGCTCGTCCGGTTCGTCCACATGGCGACCGGTCGTGCGGTGACCAAGTACCGACACGTGGTCGATGAGGCGTGGGGACTCGACCCGCAGGAGACCGCGATCGTCGGATTGTTGTTGTTGCGCGGCGCCCAGACGGTTCCGGAACTGAAGTCGCGTTCGGAGCGCTATGGCGGGATTGAGTCGCTTGAACAGGCGGCCACCACGCTGCAACGCCTGGCGGATCGACCCGAAGGATGGGTCGTGCGGCTCGACCGCCAGGTCGGCCAACGCGAGGACCGCTGGACGCACACCTTTCACGGAACTCCGCTCATCTCGGCCGGTGAGGGCGGCGATCGGCCAGGCGGCGGCGCCGGAGCGGCACGCGGTGCAGCGTCGCAGTTGGCCACAGAACAGGCTGCTCGCATCGAGGCCTTGGAATCCGAGGTGGCGCGACTCGCTGCACTGCTCGCCGAGGTGCGCAGCGAACTCGGCCTCGACAGCGCCGAGGGGTGA